From the Oryza glaberrima chromosome 5, OglaRS2, whole genome shotgun sequence genome, one window contains:
- the LOC127773701 gene encoding alpha,alpha-trehalose-phosphate synthase [UDP-forming] 1-like, producing the protein MPTPAPSASSSSSFSCGGGGGGAGAASSYSSSSSSSPDDRMLRGECGRRHPFASSAAVGAGSPDAMDTDSAEPSSAATSVADFGARSPFSPGAASPANMDDAGGASAAGHAARPPLAGPRSGFRRLGLRGMKQRLLVVANRLPVSANRRGEDQWSLEISAGGLVSALLGVKDVDAKWIGWAGVNVPDEVGQRALTRALAEKRCIPVFLDEEIVHQYYNGYCNNILWPLFHYLGLPQEDRLATTRNFESQFNAYKRANQMFADVVYQHYKEGDVIWCHDYHLMFLPKCLKDHDINMKVGWFLHTPFPSSEIYRTLPSRSELLRSVLCADLVGFHTYDYARHFVSACTRILGLEGTPEGVEDQGRLTRVAAFPIGIDSERFKRALELPAVKRHITELTQRFDGRKVMLGVDRLDMIKGIPQKILAFEKFLEENHEWNDKVVLLQIAVPTRTDVPEYQKLTSQVHEIVGRINGRFGTLTAVPIHHLDRSLDFHALCALYAVTDVALVTSLRDGMNLVSYEYVACQGSKKGVLILSEFAGAAQSLGAGAILVNPWNITEVADSIKHALTMSSDEREKRHRHNYAHVTTHTAQDWAETFVCELNETVAEAQLRTRQVPPDLPSQAAIQQYLHSKNRLLILGFNSTLTEPVESSGRRGGDQIKEMELKLHPELKGPLRALCEDEHTTVIVLSGSDRSVLDENFGEFNMWLAAEHGMFLRPTNGEWMTTMPEHLNMDWVDSVKNVFEYFTERTPRSHFEHRETSFVWNYKYADVEFGRLQARDMLQHLWTGPISNAAVDVVQGSRSVEVRSVGVTKGAAIDRILGEIVHSKSMITPIDYVLCIGHFLGKDEDIYVFFDPEYPSESKVKPDSSGSVSLDRRPNGRPSNGRSNSRNSQSRTPKAQAAPERSSSSSSSSQGTPNSHHDWREGSSVLDLKGENYFSCAVGRKRSNARYLLNSSEEVVSFLKEMADATAAHNGFQSTTADYMFLDRQ; encoded by the exons aTGCCGACCCCCGCGCCGTCggcatcgtcctcctcctccttctcctgcggcggcggtggcggtggcgccggggcCGCGTCgtcctactcctcctcctcctcctcctccccggacGACCGCATGCTCCGCGGGGagtgcggccgccgccaccccttcgcgtcgtcggcggcggtgggggccgGTTCCCCGGACGCCATGGACACGGACTCCGCGGAGCCTTCCTCCGCGGCGACCTCCGTCGCGGACTTCGGGGCCCGGTCGCCGTTCTCGCCGGGGGCCGCCTCGCCCGCCAACATGGACGACgcgggcggcgcgtcggcggcggggcacgcggcgcggccgccgctcgccgggcCGCGCAGCGGgttccgccgcctcggcctccgcgGGATGAAGcagcgcctcctcgtcgtcgccaacCGCCTCCCCGTCTCCGCCAATCGCCGCGGCGAGGACCAGTGGTCCCTGGAGATCAGCGCCGGCGGCCTCGTCAGCGCCCTCCTCG GCGTCAAGGACGTGGACGCGAAGTGGATCGGATGGGCGGGCGTCAACGTCCCCGACGAGGTCGGCCAGCGAGCTCTCACCCGAGCGCTCGCCGAGAAG AGATGTATACCAGTGTTCCTGGATGAGGAAATCGTGCACCAATACTACAACGGATACTGCAACAACATACTCTGGCCTCTGTTTCACTACCTGGGATTGCCACAGGAGGACAGgttggcgacgacgaggaaTTTCGAGTCACAGTTCAACGCGTACAAGCGAGCAAACCAGATGTTCGCTGATGTTGTGTACCAGCACTACAAGGAAGGGGATGTGATCTGGTGCCATGATTACCACCTCATGTTCCTGCCCAAGTGCCTCAAGGATCATGACATCAACATGAAGGTCGGGTGGTTCCTGCACACGCCATTCCCTTCTTCGGAGATTTACCGGACGCTGCCCTCCCGGTCGGAGCTGCTTCGCTCCGTGCTCTGTGCTGATTTAGTCGG ATTTCATACATATGATTATGCAAGACATTTTGTGAGCGCATGTACAAGAATACTTGGACTGGAGGGCACTCCTGAGGGTGTGGAAGACCAAGGAAGGCTAACCAGAGTTGCTGCG TTTCCTATTGGGATAGACTCTGAACGTTTCAAACGAGCATTGGAGCTTCCAGCAGTTAAAAGACACATCACTGAATTAACACAACGTTTTGATGGTCGAAAG GTAATGCTTGGTGTTGACCGACTTGACATGATCAAAGGAATTCCGCAAAAGATTTTGGCCTTTGAAAAGTTTCTCGAAGAAAACCATGAATGGAATGATAAAGTGGTTCTACTTCAAATTGCTGTGCCGACAAGAACTGATGTCCCTGAGT ATCAAAAGCTTACAAGTCAGGTGCATGAAATTGTTGGGCGCATAAATGGCCGATTTGGAACACTGACTGCTGTTCCTATTCATCATCTG GACCGATCTCTTGATTTCCATGCCTTGTGTGCCCTTTATGCAGTCACTG ATGTGGCCCTTGTAACATCGCTGAGAGATGGAATGAATCTTGTAAGCTATGAATATGTTGCATGCCAAGGATCAAAAAAAGGAGTTTTGATATTGAGTGAG TTTGCTGGGGCAGCACAGTCTCTTGGAGCCGGTGCTATTTTAGTAAACCCCTGGAATATTACCGAAGTCGCAGACTCAATCAAGCATGCTTTGACAATGTCAtctgatgagagagagaagcgACATAGGCATAACTATGCTCATGTGACAACTCACACTGCACAAGATTGGGCCGAAACTTTTGTATG TGAGTTAAATGAGACAGTTGCTGAAGCTCAGCTGAGAACAAGACAAGTTCCACCTGATCTCCCTAGTCAAGCAGCAATTCAACAATATCTGCATTCCAAAAATCGGTTGCTCATATTG GGGTTCAATTCAACATTGACTGAGCCAGTTGAATCCTCTGGGAGAAGGGGTGGTGACCAAATCAAGGAAATGGAACTCAAGTTGCATCCTGAGTTGAAGGGCCCTTTGAGAGCCCTCTGTGAGGATGAGCATACTACAGTTATTGTTCTTAGTGGAAGTGACAGGAGCGTCCTTGATGAA AATTTCGGAGAATTCAATATGTGGTTAGCAGCAGAGCATGGCATGTTTTTACGTCCAACTAATGGAGAGTGGATGACAACAATGCCTGAGCATCTGAACATGGATTGGGTAGACAGTGTAAAG AATGTTTTTGAATACTTTACAGAAAGAACCCCAAGGTCTCATTTTGAACACCGTGAGACATCATTTGTATGGAATTACAAGTATGCTG ATGTTGAGTTTGGCCGGCTCCAAGCAAGAGATATGCTGCAGCACTTGTGGACAGGTCCAATCTCAAATGCAGCAGTCGATGTTGTTCAAGGAAGCCGATCAGTTGAAGTTCGGTCTGTCGGAGTTACAAAG GGTGCTGCAATTGATCGTATTCTAGGAGAGATAGTTCATAGCAAAAGCATGATTACTCCAATTGATTATGTTCTATGCATAGGGCACTTCCTAGGAAAG GATGAGGACATCTATGTCTTTTTCGATCCCGAGTACCCTTCTGAATCAAAAGTAAAACCAGATAGCAGCGGCTCGGTATCTCTTGACAGGAGGCCAAATGGACGACCATCAAACGGCAGGAGCAATTCCAGAAACTCGCAGTCAAGGACACCCAAGGCACAGGCTGCTCCGGAGaggtcatcgtcatcatcttcatcaagCCAGGGCACCCCAAACAGCCACCATGACTGGCGCGAAGGGTCCTCGGTCCTTGACCTCAAGGGCGAGAATTATTTCTCCTGCGCTGTTGGAAGGAAGCGGTCCAACGCCCGTTACCTGCTTAACTCGTCAGAGGAGGTCGTCTCCTTCCTCAAGGAGATGGCAGATGCAACGGCGGCTCACAATGGGTTCCAGTCCACAACTGCTGATTACATGTTCTTGGATAGGCAGTAG